A stretch of the Adhaeribacter swui genome encodes the following:
- a CDS encoding HAD hydrolase family protein produces MALTEEQKKLIQNFVSQPLFRQHGGLMTDLDGTIVLHQNGNFSIPPEVQAGLNKLYQSNCPIILNTIRFPLSIIKTFAAVLYPLAQKPIPVISLNGSQWGYILLGENQEYRFIEAGAQPLIPADIQSCIADVRLLVQQQVPNIAAFYYPRDWTKGEIIWTPAENKVAELAQSYPSASHVYSSSLAILENNLNAEEISMIFLLGKKDHLAATFLQRNFKDFYTTTGVNKLTGAHAFVNQLGRTLNQFIGAGDTPMDVFLQETGAVIKVGNLPLDFDCQAPILPVETVAELGEVFTPMAEACSVTNPSYQL; encoded by the coding sequence ATGGCACTCACGGAAGAACAGAAAAAATTAATTCAGAATTTTGTTAGCCAACCCCTTTTCCGACAACACGGCGGGCTCATGACGGATTTAGATGGCACTATTGTCCTGCACCAGAACGGAAATTTTTCTATTCCCCCAGAAGTACAAGCCGGCTTAAACAAATTATACCAGAGTAACTGCCCCATCATCCTAAATACCATCCGCTTTCCTTTATCCATCATTAAAACCTTTGCGGCTGTTTTGTATCCGCTTGCTCAAAAGCCAATTCCGGTCATTTCGTTAAACGGGAGTCAATGGGGTTATATCTTACTGGGGGAAAACCAAGAATACCGCTTCATCGAGGCCGGAGCCCAACCCTTAATACCGGCCGATATCCAGAGTTGTATAGCCGATGTCCGCTTATTAGTACAGCAGCAGGTACCCAACATAGCCGCTTTTTATTATCCCCGCGATTGGACCAAAGGCGAAATTATCTGGACACCAGCAGAAAACAAGGTAGCGGAGCTGGCGCAATCCTATCCAAGTGCCTCCCACGTGTACAGCAGCAGCCTCGCTATTTTAGAAAATAATCTGAATGCCGAAGAAATCAGCATGATTTTTTTATTAGGGAAGAAAGATCATCTTGCCGCTACCTTCCTGCAACGCAACTTTAAAGATTTTTACACCACCACCGGGGTAAACAAGCTCACCGGGGCGCATGCTTTTGTCAACCAGTTAGGGCGGACCTTAAACCAATTTATCGGGGCGGGTGATACTCCGATGGATGTTTTTCTGCAAGAAACCGGTGCGGTCATTAAGGTGGGAAACTTGCCTTTGGATTTCGATTGTCAGGCTCCTATTTTGCCCGTCGAAACGGTAGCCGAGCTAGGGGAAGTCTTTACCCCGATGGCTGAGGCTTGTAGTGTTACAAACCCCAGCTACCAGTTATAA
- a CDS encoding TonB-dependent receptor, whose protein sequence is MKKILIILLLCSSNLLYAQNSFTAVIKDDKSGEALIGASAIIKQLMLGATSNANGRLTIPNIPDGTYIISFSYIGFIEARKEITFPLADPNEIFAISLEPSGLSLGEVTVTATRTNSRIEDIPIRVEVIGQEEIEEKANMKPGNISMLLSESSGIQTQQTSATSGNISIRIQGLDGRYTQILKDGFPLYSGFSSGLSLMQIPPLDLKQVELIKGASSALYGGDAVAGIINLVSKTPTETPEWSVLLNQTHKGGRDVSSFFSNRKEKLGITFLASQSTQNAYDVNKEGFTDLPELQQNTLSPKAYYYINDSTTLSLGITSSFETRSGGDIFAIKDQPTAQNAFVERNRSSRHFSQLRFDKKLQHNRNLTFKNSFSYFQRNISVLDVAFGGKQLSSYTEASYLLPSAHNTAVIGVNLNSDAFRENQRLNPLTRNYSYVTAGAFIQNDWRVQDNFTVQAGLRTDLQSKYGAFVLPRLSLLYKFTPRWSARAGGGLAYKTPTIFNADTEQLAFQNVASIAPDVKAERAAGANMDVNYNGVLFDEVSFSFNQAFYYTRLKYPLLAHADVNTNIISYGNAPQPIDTRGFETNVRFAVEDFKFFAAYTFINTLKRYDPEQRHLELTPKHKLVLTLVYEKEKSFRGGLEGFYTGQQYLSNGQRSPDYWVMGLMGEKMFKHFSLIANLENFTDTRQTRFGQVVLPPYKRPSFRQIYAPLDGFIANLAVKVTLK, encoded by the coding sequence ATGAAAAAGATATTAATAATACTGCTCTTATGTAGCAGTAATCTGCTTTATGCCCAAAATTCTTTTACTGCTGTTATCAAGGATGACAAATCCGGAGAAGCGTTAATTGGAGCCAGTGCCATTATAAAACAATTAATGCTGGGTGCCACCTCTAATGCGAATGGCCGGTTGACCATTCCTAATATTCCAGACGGCACTTATATTATTTCCTTCTCCTACATAGGCTTTATTGAAGCGAGAAAAGAAATAACTTTCCCCCTTGCCGACCCCAATGAAATATTTGCCATTTCGCTGGAGCCTTCAGGGCTATCCTTAGGAGAAGTTACCGTTACAGCCACCCGTACTAACAGTCGCATCGAAGATATTCCTATCCGGGTGGAAGTAATAGGGCAAGAAGAGATCGAAGAAAAGGCTAATATGAAGCCTGGTAACATTTCCATGCTGCTTAGCGAATCTTCGGGAATTCAGACCCAGCAAACATCCGCCACCTCTGGTAATATCAGCATCCGGATTCAAGGATTGGATGGCCGCTATACCCAAATATTAAAAGATGGGTTCCCTCTTTACAGCGGCTTTTCTTCCGGCTTAAGCTTAATGCAAATTCCCCCGCTCGATTTAAAGCAAGTAGAACTAATTAAGGGTGCTTCTTCCGCCTTATATGGCGGTGATGCGGTAGCCGGAATTATAAACCTGGTTTCCAAAACGCCTACGGAAACACCGGAGTGGTCGGTGCTTTTGAACCAAACCCACAAAGGAGGCCGCGATGTCAGTTCGTTCTTCTCTAATCGGAAAGAAAAGTTAGGCATTACTTTTTTAGCAAGCCAAAGTACCCAAAATGCTTATGATGTAAATAAAGAAGGGTTTACTGATTTACCCGAATTGCAGCAGAATACCCTTTCTCCCAAAGCTTACTATTATATTAATGACTCTACTACTTTGAGTTTGGGAATTACCTCTTCTTTTGAGACCCGCTCCGGGGGAGATATATTTGCCATCAAAGACCAGCCTACTGCCCAAAACGCCTTTGTTGAACGTAACCGGTCCAGTCGCCATTTCTCGCAACTGCGGTTTGATAAAAAGTTACAGCATAACCGCAACCTGACCTTTAAAAATAGCTTTAGTTATTTCCAACGAAACATTTCAGTATTGGATGTGGCATTCGGTGGAAAACAACTGTCCAGTTATACCGAGGCATCCTATTTACTTCCATCGGCCCATAATACAGCTGTAATAGGCGTAAACCTGAATTCTGATGCTTTTCGGGAGAACCAAAGGTTGAACCCTCTTACCCGCAATTATTCCTATGTTACAGCCGGGGCATTTATCCAGAACGATTGGCGGGTTCAGGACAATTTTACGGTACAGGCGGGTTTACGTACGGACCTCCAGAGTAAATACGGAGCCTTTGTGTTGCCCCGCTTATCGTTGCTATATAAATTTACCCCAAGATGGTCGGCCCGAGCGGGAGGAGGCCTGGCCTATAAAACCCCAACAATTTTTAATGCCGATACTGAGCAACTGGCATTTCAAAATGTGGCTTCCATTGCTCCAGACGTAAAGGCCGAAAGGGCGGCAGGAGCTAATATGGACGTTAATTATAACGGGGTATTGTTCGATGAGGTCAGCTTCTCCTTTAACCAAGCTTTTTATTATACCAGGCTAAAATACCCTCTTCTTGCGCACGCAGATGTCAATACCAATATCATTTCCTATGGCAATGCCCCTCAACCAATAGACACGCGCGGGTTTGAAACCAATGTCCGGTTCGCCGTGGAAGATTTTAAATTCTTTGCGGCCTATACCTTTATCAATACCCTTAAACGATATGACCCAGAACAACGCCACCTGGAATTAACACCTAAGCATAAACTGGTGTTAACCCTGGTATACGAAAAAGAGAAAAGCTTCCGGGGTGGTTTAGAAGGGTTTTATACCGGGCAACAGTATTTAAGTAATGGACAAAGGAGCCCGGATTATTGGGTAATGGGCTTGATGGGTGAAAAGATGTTTAAGCATTTCTCGCTCATTGCTAACCTGGAAAACTTTACTGATACCCGGCAAACCCGCTTTGGGCAGGTAGTGCTTCCCCCTTATAAACGGCCTTCGTTCCGGCAGATATACGCTCCTTTAGATGGATTTATTGCGAACCTGGCAGTAAAGGTAACCCTTAAATAA
- a CDS encoding vanadium-dependent haloperoxidase, whose amino-acid sequence MFKPFILLTVFLGMVNIKSCEPTSPGEYKTKADAPELFHKTAGQLTQFIIHDIFKPPVASRIYVYTNLAAYETLRQQYPAYETMAGKLKGFKKVPSPEKGLEYCFPLASIASYITVSKALIISASEMEKYEQEIYQQYEQMGTPEEVMSRSIAYGQQVAQHILAFANQDNYKETRALMRYTFTQEPGSYQPTPPNYANACEPQWNAMRVLTLDTCNQFKPKVPAKYSLDTSSEFYKMTRQVYNISKNLTEEQKAIAYFWDDNAVVTNVKGHVSYMDKKMTPPGHWLAIVQTLAKNQQLDLMKSLQAYTFTSIALYDGFIACWDEKYRSARIRPITVINNMIDPEWQPFLETPPFPEYVSGHSAISAAAGTVLTHLLGNNVAFTDSTEYAYGHGVRSFKSIKEAYMETSLSRVYGGIHFWDGSFEGTRQGEQVGEWVWSKLSEQQENKNNIVAGK is encoded by the coding sequence ATGTTTAAACCCTTCATTTTATTAACTGTTTTTTTGGGAATGGTTAATATTAAAAGTTGTGAACCAACATCACCTGGAGAATACAAGACAAAAGCTGACGCTCCCGAGTTATTTCATAAAACAGCCGGCCAACTTACTCAATTTATTATTCATGACATATTTAAGCCTCCTGTTGCCAGCCGAATTTATGTTTATACAAACTTAGCGGCATATGAAACGCTCCGCCAGCAATATCCGGCTTATGAAACCATGGCGGGTAAACTCAAAGGATTTAAGAAAGTCCCTTCACCAGAAAAAGGTTTGGAATATTGCTTCCCATTAGCCAGCATAGCCTCGTATATAACCGTTAGTAAAGCTCTGATTATTTCGGCGTCTGAAATGGAGAAATACGAGCAGGAGATTTACCAGCAATATGAACAAATGGGCACACCAGAAGAAGTTATGTCCCGTTCCATTGCTTATGGCCAACAAGTGGCGCAACATATCCTGGCTTTTGCCAACCAAGATAATTATAAAGAAACCAGGGCCTTAATGCGCTACACATTTACCCAAGAACCAGGTTCTTATCAACCAACCCCTCCCAATTATGCCAATGCCTGTGAACCCCAGTGGAATGCGATGCGGGTTCTTACCCTGGATACTTGTAATCAATTCAAGCCGAAAGTGCCGGCCAAATATAGCCTTGACACTTCCAGTGAATTTTATAAAATGACCAGGCAGGTTTATAATATTTCTAAAAACCTGACCGAAGAGCAGAAAGCCATTGCTTATTTCTGGGATGATAATGCAGTGGTAACTAATGTAAAAGGGCATGTTTCTTATATGGATAAGAAAATGACCCCTCCGGGCCATTGGTTAGCCATTGTGCAAACGCTGGCTAAAAACCAACAGCTTGACCTGATGAAATCCCTTCAGGCCTATACCTTTACTTCTATTGCCTTATATGACGGATTTATTGCTTGCTGGGATGAAAAATACCGGAGTGCGCGTATTCGGCCTATTACAGTTATTAACAATATGATTGACCCAGAGTGGCAGCCGTTCCTAGAGACTCCCCCATTCCCGGAATATGTCAGTGGCCATAGTGCTATTTCGGCCGCTGCCGGGACGGTTTTAACGCATTTATTAGGTAACAACGTAGCCTTTACCGACTCTACGGAATATGCCTATGGACATGGAGTACGGTCCTTTAAATCTATTAAGGAAGCATATATGGAAACTTCCTTAAGCCGGGTATATGGAGGTATCCACTTTTGGGATGGTTCTTTTGAAGGTACTCGTCAGGGAGAGCAAGTAGGAGAATGGGTTTGGTCTAAACTAAGCGAACAGCAGGAAAATAAAAATAATATAGTAGCTGGTAAATGA
- a CDS encoding phosphatase PAP2 family protein codes for MNNLKILCKIFYANPPKSTCNSLAFIYKVILFWHFSLFPYSLLAQERFLPKAPGINTIDTLEGQQIVTYSHKELIPSNSVASEKDCSLIENLGQDTIFQVQASKNRPPLLSKLGLKQMAVPVIFLGVGFAGMGSKPLWNINEEIQEEIQEHYSSFHTKLDNYSQHVPLVAVYSLNLAGIKGKHDLINFTALYALSTYMSKTISKNLKSVTHQMRPDNSTADAFPSGHVTSAFTKATLMYLEYKDRSIWYGVGGYTIATATGALRLLNNKHWLSDVLAGAGIGIISTHVVYAVYPFIQNKISQRLPKLSNKNILILPAFENGSAGMGLIYQLK; via the coding sequence ATGAATAATTTGAAAATTCTGTGCAAAATATTTTATGCTAACCCTCCTAAAAGCACCTGTAATAGTTTAGCATTTATTTATAAGGTGATTTTGTTTTGGCATTTTTCTTTATTCCCCTACTCTCTTCTGGCACAGGAGCGCTTTTTACCAAAAGCACCCGGAATAAATACAATTGACACTTTGGAAGGCCAGCAAATTGTGACTTATTCTCACAAGGAACTTATTCCTTCTAATTCAGTCGCGTCCGAGAAAGATTGTTCTCTAATAGAAAATCTAGGGCAAGACACTATTTTTCAGGTGCAAGCATCCAAAAACCGTCCTCCTTTATTAAGCAAATTAGGCTTGAAGCAAATGGCCGTACCGGTTATATTTTTAGGAGTAGGATTCGCCGGAATGGGCAGTAAACCTTTATGGAATATAAATGAAGAAATACAAGAAGAAATACAGGAACATTATAGCAGTTTTCATACGAAATTAGATAATTATTCGCAGCATGTGCCCCTGGTAGCGGTATATAGTTTGAACTTAGCCGGGATAAAAGGAAAACATGATTTAATTAATTTTACTGCGTTATATGCTCTTTCTACTTATATGAGCAAAACTATAAGTAAAAATTTAAAGAGTGTAACGCACCAAATGCGCCCAGATAATTCAACTGCTGATGCTTTCCCATCCGGACATGTAACTTCGGCCTTTACCAAAGCGACTTTAATGTATTTAGAGTACAAAGATAGAAGCATTTGGTACGGGGTAGGCGGCTATACTATTGCCACAGCTACGGGAGCCTTGCGTTTGTTGAATAATAAGCATTGGTTATCGGATGTACTAGCCGGAGCTGGCATCGGAATCATATCCACGCACGTTGTTTATGCCGTGTATCCCTTTATACAAAACAAAATAAGCCAACGCCTGCCTAAGCTAAGTAATAAAAACATATTAATCCTTCCTGCTTTTGAAAATGGGTCTGCCGGCATGGGATTAATTTACCAGTTGAAATAA
- a CDS encoding phosphatase PAP2 family protein, whose amino-acid sequence MQKIINFWLFFLVLVMLVCPTMQAQDADTLKKYESPSLKISSPKPFYKSKIFKATIVPTILIGYGVSTIHGHGFYSSYDAQRDILHHFPNFKTTLDNPLMIAPYVELAIVNLLKINSNNDFLNTSLLIIKAEAIFAVSAFGLKYITHIERPNHENKYSMPSGHTAQAFLAASILHTELRHKSQWYGVGAYTIATGVGAIRMLRNKHWESDVFVGAGIGILSSHVAYLTHRNRWGRKPFALAPIYLYGTPGLALSINLNEVKGL is encoded by the coding sequence ATGCAAAAAATTATAAATTTTTGGTTGTTTTTTTTGGTACTTGTTATGCTGGTATGTCCGACTATGCAGGCTCAGGATGCTGATACTTTGAAGAAATACGAAAGTCCAAGTTTAAAAATCTCTTCCCCCAAGCCGTTTTATAAATCTAAAATCTTTAAAGCCACTATTGTACCTACTATTTTAATTGGATATGGGGTCAGTACCATTCATGGCCATGGCTTTTACAGCAGTTATGATGCACAACGGGATATTTTGCATCATTTCCCGAATTTCAAAACTACGTTGGATAATCCGTTAATGATTGCTCCATATGTGGAATTGGCAATTGTAAACTTGCTTAAGATTAATTCAAACAATGATTTCTTAAACACGTCCCTGCTGATTATTAAAGCAGAGGCTATTTTTGCAGTATCTGCTTTTGGGCTAAAGTATATTACTCATATAGAGCGACCTAATCACGAAAATAAATATTCTATGCCTTCCGGCCACACGGCCCAAGCTTTTCTGGCTGCATCTATATTACACACCGAACTACGCCACAAAAGCCAGTGGTATGGAGTGGGAGCTTATACCATTGCAACCGGCGTTGGAGCTATTCGGATGTTAAGAAATAAACATTGGGAATCGGATGTTTTTGTTGGTGCCGGTATTGGCATTTTGTCATCACATGTGGCTTACTTAACTCATCGTAATCGCTGGGGACGTAAGCCCTTTGCCCTTGCGCCCATTTATTTATATGGTACCCCAGGCTTAGCCCTTTCCATAAACTTAAATGAGGTAAAAGGGCTATAA
- the eno gene encoding phosphopyruvate hydratase — MEIKKIWAREVLDSRGNPTVEVEISLQDGATGRGISPSGASTGEKEAVELRDGDKSRYNGKGVQKAVLQLNNEVAGKLEIPFENQQAFDEYLIQLDGTANKSRLGANAILAASIAFAKAAAASKGIPLYQQLVQREQYILPVPCMNVINGGRHADNNIDFQEFMIAPHHAPSFKESIRMGEEVFHTLKSLLNSKNYSTGVGDEGGFAPNLKSNEEAVEVILEAITKAGYQPGTDISICLDPAASEMWNNGKYTLFKSTQQTFSSDELVQLWEDWVRQYPIVLLEDGLGENDWDGWKRLTQTLGHKIELVGDDIFCTNPEIIQKGIDVGIGNSVLIKLNQIGSVTETLQAVALAQQNNYHCFISHRSGETEDTTIADLVVATNAGHIKTGSGCRSERVAKFNQLLRIEEELGHRATFAGLSTFKVQK; from the coding sequence ATGGAAATAAAGAAAATATGGGCACGGGAAGTACTGGACTCCCGTGGTAATCCCACTGTTGAAGTAGAAATAAGCTTGCAAGATGGAGCCACCGGAAGAGGTATATCTCCTTCGGGTGCGAGTACCGGCGAAAAGGAAGCCGTAGAATTGCGGGATGGCGACAAATCCCGGTATAATGGCAAAGGGGTCCAAAAGGCCGTTTTGCAATTGAATAACGAAGTGGCCGGCAAGCTGGAAATTCCTTTTGAAAACCAGCAAGCTTTTGATGAATACTTGATTCAATTAGACGGGACAGCCAATAAATCCCGCCTGGGAGCAAATGCTATATTGGCGGCTTCCATTGCCTTTGCTAAAGCGGCGGCGGCTTCTAAAGGCATTCCCCTGTATCAACAATTAGTTCAGCGGGAGCAATATATACTGCCGGTGCCTTGCATGAATGTAATTAATGGCGGCCGGCATGCCGATAATAATATTGACTTCCAGGAGTTTATGATTGCACCGCATCATGCTCCGTCTTTTAAGGAAAGTATACGAATGGGCGAAGAAGTTTTTCATACTCTTAAAAGCTTATTAAATAGTAAAAACTATTCAACGGGCGTAGGCGATGAAGGAGGTTTTGCTCCTAATTTAAAATCGAACGAAGAAGCAGTAGAGGTAATTCTGGAAGCCATAACAAAGGCCGGATACCAACCTGGCACCGACATTTCAATTTGCCTGGATCCGGCGGCTAGCGAAATGTGGAACAATGGAAAATACACCTTATTTAAAAGTACTCAGCAAACTTTTAGTTCGGACGAACTGGTTCAGCTTTGGGAGGATTGGGTGCGCCAGTATCCTATTGTCTTGTTAGAAGATGGTCTGGGAGAGAATGATTGGGATGGTTGGAAAAGACTGACACAAACGCTGGGCCATAAAATTGAATTAGTGGGTGATGATATTTTCTGTACGAACCCGGAAATTATTCAGAAAGGTATTGATGTGGGCATTGGGAATAGTGTCCTGATTAAGCTCAACCAGATTGGCTCCGTTACAGAAACGCTGCAAGCCGTAGCCTTAGCTCAGCAAAACAACTATCATTGCTTTATCTCGCATCGTAGCGGGGAAACGGAAGATACCACCATTGCGGACCTGGTAGTAGCGACCAATGCCGGGCACATTAAAACAGGGAGCGGTTGCCGGTCGGAACGGGTAGCAAAATTTAACCAGCTACTTCGAATAGAAGAAGAATTAGGCCACCGAGCTACTTTTGCCGGATTGAGTACTTTTAAAGTTCAAAAATAA
- a CDS encoding voltage-gated chloride channel family protein: protein MIIRRRPLEQYAIFKHLIRWTILIIPIAIAIGSMVALFLWLLHAAIRYRFQHPWLLYLLPVAGLLIHFIYQSVGKSSEKGNNLIMDEIHAAGGGVPKRMAPIILATTIITHLFGGSAGREGTAVQIGGSIAAMFGKWFNLKGVDMRMILTAGVAAGFGAVFGTPLTGAIFAMEVLTIGRIQYDALLPALMASLIGDLTVAAWAVHHTSYHIDALPATPYFLSKYLPLDILLLGKVIVASVAFGLASYLFATLVHEIKNIFLNLFNRKWLIPVLGGGLIIGLTYIIGKPDYLSLGVEPEYPGAITIISAFKLGGADTWSWLWKTIYTTLTLGTGFKGGEVTPLFYIGATLGNTLSALLHAPVSLFAALGFIAVFAGATNTPLACTIMGIELFGGEHTVFFAVACFTAYFFSGHSGIYSSQRIAVPKIFDAYFSDETSLTEANKRRGFIHQKLSRYRLAAKIKKEDHE from the coding sequence ATGATAATACGTAGAAGGCCATTAGAGCAATATGCCATTTTCAAACACTTAATCCGCTGGACTATATTAATAATACCCATTGCAATTGCTATTGGCAGTATGGTTGCTTTGTTTCTTTGGTTACTCCATGCCGCCATCCGTTACCGGTTTCAGCATCCTTGGTTATTATATTTATTACCGGTAGCTGGGTTGCTCATTCACTTTATCTACCAATCGGTAGGGAAATCGTCGGAGAAAGGCAATAACCTGATTATGGATGAAATTCATGCAGCTGGTGGGGGCGTGCCCAAACGCATGGCCCCCATCATTTTAGCTACCACTATTATCACGCATCTGTTTGGTGGCTCCGCCGGCCGGGAAGGAACAGCCGTCCAGATTGGAGGCAGCATTGCCGCTATGTTCGGAAAGTGGTTTAACTTAAAAGGCGTGGATATGCGGATGATTCTCACGGCCGGGGTAGCGGCTGGTTTTGGAGCTGTTTTTGGTACGCCGCTAACCGGGGCCATTTTTGCGATGGAGGTTCTCACCATTGGGCGTATTCAATACGATGCGCTTTTACCGGCCCTGATGGCCAGCCTGATTGGCGACCTCACGGTGGCGGCCTGGGCGGTACATCATACCAGCTATCATATTGATGCGTTGCCGGCTACTCCTTACTTTCTCTCGAAGTACTTGCCGCTGGATATTCTATTATTAGGAAAAGTAATTGTTGCTTCCGTGGCCTTTGGTCTGGCCAGTTACTTGTTTGCCACGCTGGTACACGAAATAAAAAATATCTTTTTAAACCTATTCAATCGTAAATGGCTGATTCCGGTTCTGGGTGGCGGTCTTATCATAGGTCTTACTTATATAATAGGCAAACCCGACTACCTGAGTCTGGGAGTAGAACCGGAATATCCGGGGGCCATCACCATTATTTCTGCTTTTAAATTAGGTGGAGCCGACACGTGGAGCTGGCTCTGGAAAACTATTTATACTACTTTAACGCTAGGCACCGGTTTTAAAGGCGGAGAGGTTACGCCTTTGTTCTATATTGGCGCTACTTTGGGTAATACGCTGTCTGCTTTGCTGCATGCACCGGTTAGCCTCTTTGCGGCGCTAGGCTTTATTGCAGTTTTTGCAGGCGCTACTAACACGCCCCTGGCGTGTACCATTATGGGTATTGAGCTTTTCGGGGGAGAACATACTGTATTCTTTGCTGTAGCGTGCTTTACGGCTTATTTCTTTAGCGGGCACTCTGGTATTTACAGTTCGCAGCGCATTGCCGTACCCAAAATATTCGATGCTTATTTTTCTGATGAAACTTCGTTAACGGAGGCAAATAAAAGAAGAGGATTTATTCATCAAAAATTATCCAGATATAGATTAGCTGCTAAAATAAAGAAAGAAGACCATGAGTAA
- a CDS encoding DUF190 domain-containing protein produces MSNPIKINERPLGKIQIFIKPKDKLKEDSLIRRLLPKQIYREIVKNARQDGLMMASVYQSHSGFALNDKIRVAHPEYDNADLALCVELMDEKHKLEAFCLKNVALLKGRMIIYKAVEFWEING; encoded by the coding sequence ATGAGTAATCCTATTAAAATTAATGAAAGGCCACTGGGCAAGATTCAGATTTTTATAAAACCTAAAGATAAATTGAAAGAAGATTCGCTCATACGCCGGTTGTTACCCAAGCAAATTTACCGGGAGATTGTTAAAAATGCCAGACAGGATGGTTTGATGATGGCATCTGTTTACCAATCGCATAGTGGTTTTGCTCTCAACGATAAAATACGGGTAGCTCATCCGGAATATGACAATGCTGATTTGGCTTTATGCGTGGAGCTCATGGATGAAAAGCATAAACTGGAAGCCTTTTGTCTAAAAAATGTGGCTTTATTAAAAGGCAGGATGATTATTTATAAAGCAGTAGAATTTTGGGAAATTAACGGATAA
- the crcB gene encoding fluoride efflux transporter CrcB, which translates to MRFLLIVFMGGGLGSIARYLVNKWVGGTLTSVYPYGTFLVNIIGCFLIGFLIFFTQRAGASTIFWRLFLVTGFCGGFTTFSSFTFENVELIGNQQLLLFFVYATGSVVLGLLATYLGILAARNI; encoded by the coding sequence ATGAGATTTCTGTTAATTGTTTTTATGGGAGGCGGATTGGGTAGCATAGCCCGCTATCTTGTTAATAAGTGGGTAGGCGGCACCTTAACTTCGGTATACCCGTACGGTACTTTTCTCGTTAATATAATAGGTTGCTTCCTGATTGGTTTTTTAATTTTCTTTACCCAACGGGCAGGTGCTTCCACTATATTCTGGCGTTTATTTTTGGTAACTGGTTTTTGCGGTGGCTTTACCACCTTTTCGTCCTTTACTTTTGAGAATGTGGAACTAATAGGTAATCAGCAACTATTGCTTTTTTTTGTTTATGCAACCGGCAGTGTTGTTCTAGGCCTTTTAGCTACATACTTAGGGATTTTAGCCGCCAGGAACATTTAA
- a CDS encoding EamA family transporter yields MPTWLIYALIATFFAGLTSVLAKFGISKISSDLGLTIRTAVVFILVTVNLFTWEGGAKGVSELTPKTFLFLILSGFTTSLSWIFYYRAMKLGTVSYVAAIDKGSIIITLLLSFLLLKEPLTPKLLAGAALILTGMVVLIWK; encoded by the coding sequence ATGCCTACCTGGTTAATATACGCGCTAATAGCCACTTTTTTTGCCGGCCTGACTTCGGTGTTGGCTAAATTTGGAATTTCAAAAATTAGTTCAGATTTAGGTTTAACTATCCGGACGGCAGTGGTTTTTATATTGGTTACGGTTAATCTTTTTACCTGGGAGGGGGGAGCAAAGGGGGTTTCAGAACTTACTCCTAAAACGTTTCTATTTTTAATTCTTTCCGGTTTTACTACCTCTTTGAGTTGGATTTTCTATTACCGAGCTATGAAATTGGGAACGGTATCCTATGTAGCAGCTATTGATAAGGGTAGTATAATTATTACTTTGCTGCTTTCTTTTCTTTTACTTAAAGAACCGCTTACCCCGAAACTTTTAGCCGGTGCTGCCTTAATTCTAACTGGTATGGTCGTTTTAATCTGGAAATAA
- a CDS encoding phosphatase PAP2 family protein: protein MINQLKALDTNLFLYLNGKHHALLDPIMFYASDKLFWVPFYLVLIFIIIRVFKKRSVFVLLAIGLLILVTDQIASHLLKNTIQRLRPSHELALTDLIYLNNGGPGGQYGFVSSHAANAFALATFLALLLPTHFKFLKYILFFWAILVAYSRIYNGVHYPGDVLVAAVLGGVLGGLMNKGILLLFQKNYTNTIVGN from the coding sequence ATGATAAATCAGCTAAAGGCCTTAGATACCAACCTGTTTCTTTATTTGAACGGAAAGCACCACGCCTTACTAGACCCTATTATGTTTTATGCCAGTGATAAGCTTTTTTGGGTGCCTTTTTACCTGGTTTTAATTTTTATCATTATTCGCGTTTTTAAGAAAAGAAGCGTTTTCGTGCTGCTGGCCATTGGCCTATTGATTCTAGTAACTGACCAAATCGCTTCTCATCTGCTCAAAAATACAATTCAAAGGTTACGGCCCTCACATGAACTGGCCTTAACTGACCTTATTTATTTAAATAACGGCGGACCAGGCGGCCAATACGGATTTGTATCTTCTCATGCAGCTAATGCTTTTGCTTTAGCTACCTTTCTAGCCTTACTTTTGCCCACTCATTTTAAATTTTTAAAATATATACTATTCTTTTGGGCTATCCTGGTCGCTTACAGCCGAATTTATAATGGGGTGCATTATCCGGGGGATGTGTTGGTTGCAGCTGTGTTGGGAGGAGTTTTGGGAGGGCTAATGAATAAAGGCATTCTGTTACTTTTTCAAAAAAACTACACAAATACCATCGTTGGGAATTGA